In Deinococcus misasensis DSM 22328, one genomic interval encodes:
- a CDS encoding ABC transporter substrate-binding protein yields the protein MLHKSLKSVLLTLPLLFGAALAQSTVTLKHDEGTTVVPKNPKRVVVISEEMLDIAFALKLNVIGVGSPRIQPSDVGANGKVNIKNLDKTFFRFGNMNNVTYVGNWMTPNMETLMALKPDLIIRLYWQGLGDYQKLSQIAPTVSFSTDRTDGWKSAMTELSKLGGKEARAKQFLNDYNRKVKDAKNQLQKAGVFKKYSKFMVVCSFASGTDYLYTGNRVANVMRALGFTYNFPEGIKDDGGLVGVYALSKETLVKVPADTLVIHVPFTNGVSDTIESVKESQNLLKQSKGHLVNYIYPAYSPWLGPNTDRQMVQDLSDAILKSVK from the coding sequence ATGTTGCACAAAAGCCTGAAATCCGTTCTGCTCACCCTGCCCCTGCTCTTTGGTGCTGCTCTGGCCCAGAGCACCGTCACCCTCAAACACGACGAAGGCACCACCGTGGTTCCCAAAAACCCCAAACGGGTGGTGGTGATCAGCGAAGAAATGCTGGACATCGCTTTCGCCCTCAAACTCAATGTGATCGGGGTGGGTTCGCCACGCATCCAGCCCTCTGATGTGGGCGCAAACGGCAAAGTCAACATCAAGAACCTCGACAAGACCTTTTTCCGTTTTGGCAACATGAACAACGTGACCTACGTGGGCAACTGGATGACCCCCAACATGGAAACCCTGATGGCACTCAAGCCCGATTTGATCATCCGTCTGTACTGGCAGGGCCTCGGGGATTACCAGAAACTCAGCCAGATTGCCCCCACCGTGTCTTTCAGCACCGACCGTACAGACGGCTGGAAATCCGCGATGACCGAGCTTTCCAAGCTGGGCGGCAAAGAAGCCCGAGCCAAACAGTTCCTGAACGACTACAACCGCAAAGTCAAAGACGCCAAAAACCAACTGCAAAAAGCCGGGGTGTTCAAGAAGTACAGCAAATTCATGGTGGTGTGCAGCTTCGCCTCGGGCACCGACTACCTGTACACCGGAAACCGCGTGGCCAACGTGATGCGGGCTCTGGGCTTCACCTACAACTTCCCAGAGGGCATCAAAGACGATGGCGGACTGGTGGGCGTGTACGCGCTTTCCAAAGAAACCCTTGTGAAAGTGCCTGCGGATACGCTGGTCATCCATGTGCCCTTCACCAACGGGGTTTCAGACACCATCGAGAGCGTCAAAGAGAGCCAGAACCTGCTCAAGCAGTCCAAAGGGCATCTGGTGAATTACATCTACCCGGCTTACAGCCCGTGGCTTGGCCCCAACACCGACCGCCAGATGGTTCAGGACCTCAGTGACGCCATCCTCAAATCGGTGAAATGA
- a CDS encoding carbohydrate ABC transporter permease — translation MGTSGPSKFTIQQKGVKARKKSPEYRLLGSVLIYTVLVVLALLWTLPTLGLLITSIRPPDDVNGSGWWTVLFNPEKVRLTLDNYRIVLGLGLDQVQVNLDRNEGDIQLLKSVMNTIIMTIPSTVIPIFLAAIAAYAFAWMRLPASQFLFTVVVALLVVPFQIALIPVLKDYNVLGLNGTFLGVWLANTGFGLSLATYLLYNYISTLPRDIFESAFIDGASHFTVFNKIVFPLSLPALASFAIFQFLWVWNGVLVPLVFMGEKQEYMVLPQRILQMLGTYQTQWNLLTAGAFISMLIPLVVFLGFQRYFVRGMMAGSVKG, via the coding sequence ATGGGCACCTCTGGACCTTCCAAATTCACCATTCAGCAAAAGGGCGTCAAGGCCCGCAAGAAAAGCCCAGAGTACCGTTTGCTCGGGTCTGTGCTGATTTACACCGTGCTGGTCGTGCTGGCTTTGCTGTGGACTTTGCCCACACTGGGGCTTCTCATCACCTCCATTCGCCCACCGGACGACGTGAACGGCTCGGGTTGGTGGACGGTGCTGTTCAACCCCGAGAAGGTGCGCCTCACCCTCGACAATTACCGCATTGTGCTCGGGTTGGGTCTGGATCAGGTGCAAGTGAATCTGGACCGCAACGAAGGGGACATTCAGCTTCTGAAGTCGGTGATGAACACCATCATCATGACCATTCCCTCCACGGTCATTCCAATTTTTCTGGCAGCCATTGCCGCTTACGCTTTTGCTTGGATGCGATTGCCAGCCAGCCAATTTCTGTTCACAGTGGTGGTGGCTTTGCTGGTGGTGCCCTTCCAGATTGCCCTGATTCCCGTGCTGAAAGATTACAATGTGCTGGGCCTGAACGGGACTTTCCTCGGGGTGTGGTTGGCCAACACTGGATTCGGCCTTTCACTGGCCACTTACCTGCTCTACAACTACATTTCCACCCTCCCCAGAGACATCTTCGAGTCGGCGTTCATCGATGGGGCTTCGCACTTCACGGTGTTCAACAAGATTGTGTTTCCGCTGTCCTTGCCTGCCTTGGCTTCCTTTGCAATCTTTCAGTTTTTGTGGGTCTGGAACGGTGTGCTGGTGCCTCTGGTCTTCATGGGCGAAAAGCAGGAATACATGGTTTTGCCCCAGCGCATTTTGCAAATGCTGGGCACCTACCAGACCCAGTGGAACCTGCTGACGGCTGGAGCTTTCATCAGCATGCTGATTCCTCTGGTGGTGTTTTTGGGCTTCCAGAGGTACTTTGTGCGCGGCATGATGGCAGGCAGCGTCAAAGGTTGA